Proteins encoded within one genomic window of Granulicella pectinivorans:
- the ftsZ gene encoding cell division protein FtsZ has translation MSNAPDDLRIHYHDEISQGARIKVIGVGGGGNNAVNRMIAAKVEGVEFIVANTDVQALQTSNAPVKLQLGVKLTNGLGAGSNPDIGRRAALEDSDKIIEALEGADMVFVTTGLGGGTGTGAAPVIASLASEMGALTVAVVTQPFAFEGKRRMLQAERGLKELLESVDTLIVIPNEKLLAVAKDAGFFESFRIADDVLRQGVQGISDIITIPGVINRDFADVKTTIAGMGYAVMGTAQRNGENRAVDAAIAAMASPLLEAGAIDGAKGILINITGSSNLKLSEVNAASSMIQNAAHEDANIIFGAVLDESMGDEVKITVIATGFKQDQQPQRRERMLAEATLPTHVPILPRTPPSRPVPPPFASQTPREAEVITTPVIEARPLHPRQEPDSRQDRYEVAPVEQLEQQAAHWDDEHQYAPDDDDEVAPPFVDAFPTQPVVVMREPELKPVPASVFDDDFFRSSTFGRPVESFRPETHRDQAPRSPEDYDIPKPLRIQYAEARESAPGAVVPEPTVRVPSFAGAQPPVTTQPEPDELDIPAFLRRGN, from the coding sequence ATGTCGAATGCACCGGATGACCTCCGTATCCACTACCACGACGAGATCTCGCAAGGCGCGCGAATCAAGGTCATCGGCGTCGGCGGCGGTGGAAACAACGCCGTAAACCGCATGATCGCGGCCAAGGTCGAAGGCGTCGAGTTCATCGTCGCCAACACGGATGTCCAGGCCCTGCAGACCTCGAACGCCCCCGTCAAGCTCCAACTCGGTGTCAAGCTCACCAACGGCCTCGGCGCCGGCTCCAACCCCGACATCGGTCGCCGTGCCGCCCTCGAAGACTCCGACAAGATCATCGAAGCCCTCGAAGGCGCCGACATGGTCTTCGTCACCACCGGCCTCGGCGGCGGAACCGGCACCGGAGCCGCCCCCGTCATCGCCTCCCTCGCCTCGGAAATGGGAGCCCTCACCGTAGCCGTCGTCACCCAGCCCTTCGCCTTCGAAGGCAAGCGCCGCATGCTCCAGGCCGAGCGCGGCCTCAAGGAGCTCCTCGAGTCCGTAGACACCCTCATCGTCATTCCCAACGAAAAGCTCCTCGCCGTCGCGAAGGACGCAGGCTTTTTCGAGTCCTTCCGCATCGCCGACGACGTCCTCCGTCAGGGCGTCCAGGGCATCTCCGATATCATCACCATCCCAGGCGTCATCAACCGCGACTTCGCCGACGTCAAGACCACCATCGCCGGCATGGGGTACGCCGTCATGGGCACCGCCCAGCGCAACGGTGAAAACCGCGCCGTCGACGCCGCCATCGCCGCCATGGCCTCACCCCTCCTCGAAGCCGGTGCCATCGACGGGGCCAAGGGCATCCTCATCAACATCACCGGCTCCTCGAACCTCAAGCTCTCCGAGGTCAACGCCGCCTCCTCCATGATCCAGAACGCTGCCCACGAAGACGCCAACATCATCTTCGGTGCCGTGCTCGACGAAAGCATGGGCGACGAGGTCAAGATCACCGTCATCGCCACCGGCTTCAAGCAGGACCAGCAGCCGCAGCGCCGCGAGCGCATGCTCGCCGAGGCCACCCTCCCCACGCACGTCCCGATCCTCCCACGCACGCCGCCCTCCCGCCCCGTGCCTCCGCCGTTCGCCAGCCAGACCCCCCGCGAGGCCGAGGTCATCACCACGCCGGTCATCGAGGCCCGTCCGCTCCATCCGCGCCAGGAGCCCGACTCCCGGCAGGACCGTTACGAGGTCGCCCCCGTCGAGCAGTTGGAACAGCAGGCCGCTCATTGGGATGACGAGCACCAATACGCGCCCGACGATGACGACGAGGTGGCGCCCCCTTTTGTTGACGCCTTCCCGACGCAGCCGGTCGTCGTGATGCGCGAGCCCGAGCTCAAGCCGGTTCCAGCCTCCGTCTTCGACGACGACTTCTTCCGCTCCTCCACCTTTGGCCGTCCCGTCGAGAGCTTCCGGCCCGAGACCCACCGCGACCAGGCCCCTCGTTCGCCCGAGGACTACGACATCCCCAAGCCCCTGCGCATCCAATATGCAGAGGCCCGCGAGTCCGCACCCGGAGCCGTCGTTCCCGAACCCACCGTGCGCGTCCCGTCCTTCGCCGGCGCTCAGCCACCGGTCACCACCCAACCCGAGCCGGACGAGCTGGACATCCCCGCTTTCCTCCGTCGCGGCAACTAA
- a CDS encoding penicillin-binding transpeptidase domain-containing protein — MVRLMKWSLGLVLGLLLAVSQPAQAARHRAVKAHPVAKSATRTTVARTSTRSRRVTITTRARAAAPVRARRVRYYGERFTASSFAEGLTQGDITEGEDPTVRAAAIEALGNMNGTAVAIDPSSGRILAMVNQKLALSPGAEPCSTIKLSVALAALSEGIVRRDTPVSLGGGYHLNLTEALAHSNNLYFETLGRSLGFERVKHYANQFGLGELAGYKIEGEQLGRYPDTELPKEMGGVGRMCSFGESVSMTPLQLGALVSAIANGGTLYYLQHPTSRDEVVKFEPKVKRILDIAPILPEMQPGMQAVVQYGTARSLRANFRAFPVMGKTGTCSNNGTRYGWFGSYADTPTGRIVTVIFLEGGRPTFGPKAAELTGQFYRALSEREYFTPRTPGTVNPLTNPSPAAPAAEPAPAAVSQVSGVQ, encoded by the coding sequence ATGGTGCGTCTCATGAAGTGGTCGTTGGGTTTGGTCCTGGGTCTTTTGCTCGCAGTATCGCAGCCGGCTCAGGCAGCTCGTCACCGCGCCGTCAAGGCCCACCCCGTCGCCAAATCCGCCACCCGAACCACCGTGGCCCGAACCTCCACCCGCTCCCGTCGCGTCACCATCACCACCCGCGCCCGCGCCGCCGCTCCCGTCCGTGCGCGCCGCGTCCGTTACTACGGTGAGCGCTTCACCGCCAGCTCCTTCGCCGAAGGCCTCACCCAGGGCGATATCACCGAAGGCGAAGACCCCACCGTCCGCGCGGCCGCCATCGAAGCGCTCGGCAACATGAACGGCACCGCCGTGGCCATCGATCCCTCCAGCGGCCGCATCCTTGCCATGGTCAACCAGAAGCTCGCTCTCTCCCCCGGCGCCGAGCCCTGCTCCACCATCAAGCTCTCCGTGGCCCTCGCCGCCCTCTCCGAGGGGATCGTCCGTCGCGACACCCCCGTCTCCCTTGGCGGTGGCTACCACCTCAACCTCACCGAGGCCCTCGCCCACTCCAACAACCTCTACTTCGAAACCCTCGGCCGTTCCCTCGGCTTCGAGCGCGTCAAGCACTACGCCAACCAGTTCGGCCTCGGCGAACTCGCCGGTTACAAGATCGAAGGCGAACAACTCGGCCGCTACCCCGATACCGAACTCCCCAAGGAGATGGGCGGCGTAGGCCGCATGTGTTCCTTCGGCGAAAGCGTCTCCATGACGCCCCTCCAGCTCGGAGCCCTCGTCTCGGCCATCGCCAACGGAGGCACCCTTTACTACCTCCAGCACCCCACCTCCAGGGACGAAGTCGTAAAGTTCGAGCCCAAGGTCAAGCGCATCCTCGACATCGCGCCCATCCTCCCCGAGATGCAGCCAGGCATGCAGGCCGTCGTCCAGTACGGCACCGCCCGCTCGCTCCGCGCCAACTTCCGTGCCTTCCCGGTCATGGGCAAAACCGGCACCTGCTCCAACAACGGTACTCGCTACGGCTGGTTCGGCTCCTACGCCGACACCCCTACCGGCCGCATTGTCACCGTCATCTTCCTCGAAGGCGGACGCCCCACCTTCGGCCCCAAGGCCGCCGAGCTCACCGGACAGTTCTACCGCGCCTTGTCGGAGCGCGAGTACTTCACCCCTCGCACCCCCGGAACCGTCAACCCGCTCACCAATCCTTCGCCAGCCGCCCCAGCCGCCGAACCTGCTCCCGCGGCAGTCTCTCAAGTCTCAGGCGTCCAGTGA
- a CDS encoding NAD(P)H-hydrate dehydratase: MNLVLTAAEMAATDKRTESDYGIPLPSLMENAGAAVARFCLLHYPAATHVTVLCGKGNNGGDGLVAARHLALAGRIVSVLLLAAEESLNGPATEVLRQLRECNSSHAVRIAFTPEEESLLEEAPALEGADLILDAIVGTGFKAPLRGIATILRDRLQDMTTPIVAVDLPSGWDADSTEQTFEGAFRADAVVTFTAPKLAHVFGHLASTQTSSFGPVVVTEIGSPEEAVQSAANLTWAGAAKSIAEAPRDVNANKGKYGHILLVGGSYGTFGAPSMSSLAALRTGAGLVTAAVPKTIMNQVGLITPELMVRALEEESGAASLGNLEPKLLEALMKGISVLAIGPGLSTQGEASQFARDLIAGTTVPTVIDADALNAFAGKTDLIKQAAAGGKRILVLTPHPGEMARLAGLTVKQVEADRISLARRFATEHHITLVLKGWRTLIAHPDGRIAVNTTGNPSMAKGGSGDILTGIVAAMLAQYPNHVAEAVEAAVLLHGLAGDFAARDMDEHTVLATDTVAHLTTAFRYRVKDKQAFTWLAGLQQER, translated from the coding sequence ATGAACCTGGTGCTCACCGCCGCCGAGATGGCCGCGACCGACAAACGAACCGAGTCCGACTATGGCATACCGTTGCCGTCCCTCATGGAGAACGCCGGAGCCGCTGTAGCGCGCTTCTGCCTCCTCCACTATCCCGCTGCCACACACGTCACCGTGCTGTGCGGGAAGGGCAACAACGGCGGGGATGGCCTCGTCGCAGCCCGGCACCTGGCGCTAGCCGGCCGCATAGTCTCCGTCCTTCTCCTCGCAGCGGAAGAGAGCCTCAACGGCCCAGCGACTGAGGTTCTCAGGCAGCTCCGCGAGTGTAACTCCTCCCACGCGGTCCGCATTGCCTTCACCCCGGAAGAAGAGTCTCTTCTCGAAGAGGCACCCGCGCTCGAAGGTGCCGATCTCATCCTCGACGCCATCGTCGGCACCGGCTTCAAAGCCCCCCTCCGCGGTATCGCCACCATCCTGCGCGACCGCCTCCAGGACATGACAACCCCCATCGTAGCCGTCGATCTGCCCTCTGGCTGGGACGCCGATTCCACCGAACAGACCTTCGAGGGTGCCTTCCGCGCCGACGCCGTCGTCACCTTCACCGCACCCAAGTTGGCTCACGTCTTCGGCCACCTGGCCTCCACGCAAACCTCCTCCTTCGGCCCTGTCGTCGTAACCGAAATCGGCTCCCCCGAAGAAGCCGTCCAGTCCGCCGCCAACCTCACCTGGGCCGGAGCCGCGAAATCCATCGCAGAAGCCCCCCGCGACGTGAACGCCAACAAAGGCAAGTACGGCCACATCCTCCTCGTGGGGGGCAGCTACGGCACCTTCGGTGCCCCGTCCATGAGCTCCCTCGCCGCCCTCCGCACCGGGGCCGGACTCGTCACCGCCGCCGTCCCCAAGACCATCATGAATCAGGTAGGCCTCATTACGCCGGAGCTGATGGTCCGTGCCCTCGAGGAAGAATCCGGCGCAGCCTCCCTCGGAAACCTCGAACCCAAGCTCCTCGAAGCGCTCATGAAGGGGATCTCCGTCCTTGCGATCGGCCCTGGCCTCTCCACCCAGGGCGAAGCCTCCCAGTTCGCCCGCGACCTGATTGCCGGCACCACGGTCCCCACCGTCATCGACGCCGACGCCCTTAACGCCTTCGCCGGCAAGACCGACCTCATCAAGCAGGCCGCCGCCGGAGGCAAACGCATCCTCGTTCTCACCCCGCACCCCGGCGAGATGGCCCGTTTGGCCGGCCTCACCGTCAAGCAGGTCGAGGCCGACCGCATCAGCCTTGCCCGCCGCTTCGCCACCGAACACCACATCACCCTCGTCCTCAAGGGCTGGCGTACCCTCATCGCTCACCCCGACGGGCGCATCGCCGTCAACACCACCGGAAACCCCTCCATGGCCAAGGGCGGCAGCGGAGACATCCTCACCGGCATCGTAGCCGCCATGCTCGCCCAGTACCCGAACCATGTCGCCGAAGCCGTCGAGGCTGCCGTCTTGCTCCACGGTCTCGCCGGAGACTTCGCCGCCCGCGATATGGACGAGCACACCGTCCTGGCCACCGACACCGTCGCCCACCTCACCACCGCCTTCCGCTACCGCGTGAAGGACAAACAAGCCTTCACCTGGCTGGCAGGCCTTCAACAGGAAAGATAA
- the tsaE gene encoding tRNA (adenosine(37)-N6)-threonylcarbamoyltransferase complex ATPase subunit type 1 TsaE, with amino-acid sequence MKEWTREKRLKTRSVNGTLGLGEMVSEILRSAGKLIILRGDLGAGKTTLVKGIAAALGAATEEDVVSPTFTLVHTFPGRKVTLYHLDVYRLETERELATLGIEEMVEDPNALVIVEWGEKFPSLMEAADAEVILTQGELENERLLHIRWRA; translated from the coding sequence ATGAAAGAGTGGACGCGCGAAAAGCGCCTCAAAACCCGTAGCGTCAACGGCACCCTCGGACTCGGCGAAATGGTCTCCGAGATTCTACGCAGTGCCGGCAAGCTCATCATCCTGCGCGGCGATCTCGGAGCAGGGAAGACCACCCTCGTCAAAGGCATCGCCGCCGCTCTAGGAGCCGCGACCGAGGAGGACGTCGTCAGCCCGACCTTCACCCTCGTCCATACCTTTCCCGGCCGGAAGGTTACCCTCTACCACCTCGACGTCTACCGACTGGAAACCGAGCGCGAACTGGCCACTCTCGGCATCGAGGAGATGGTTGAAGACCCCAACGCACTCGTGATCGTTGAGTGGGGCGAAAAGTTCCCCAGCCTGATGGAGGCCGCCGACGCCGAGGTCATCCTGACCCAGGGAGAGCTCGAAAACGAGCGCCTCCTCCACATCCGCTGGCGCGCCTGA
- a CDS encoding class I SAM-dependent methyltransferase, with translation MARKRSIPEAVHPFDEAHGVETSGLIPAENLKTGHPHDDEVTAYYGVAPSILRSLIARWLDSGPSHSIEKVTFIDIGAGKGRGLLIASEYPFKEVLGIELNPELAALAQKNISHWVATQEFLAPMTLIEQDATEFYFPDGPCLLFLFHPFESKVLAKLMRRIETQFARRRGTVDLLYVNCECRALLDGHPAFERLFFGPVAMTPEDHVADLAAIAQQAQYGSTGDEECAIYRYVGRTQAA, from the coding sequence GTGGCGCGGAAGAGGTCGATTCCAGAGGCGGTCCATCCTTTCGACGAGGCGCATGGCGTTGAGACGAGTGGCCTCATCCCGGCGGAAAACCTGAAGACGGGGCATCCGCACGATGACGAGGTCACGGCCTACTACGGGGTTGCGCCTTCGATTCTGCGTTCGCTCATTGCGCGCTGGCTGGATTCGGGGCCGTCGCATTCAATTGAAAAGGTTACGTTTATCGACATCGGCGCAGGCAAGGGGCGAGGGCTCTTGATCGCGAGCGAATATCCTTTCAAAGAGGTGCTGGGGATTGAGCTGAATCCGGAGCTGGCGGCGCTGGCGCAGAAGAATATCTCGCATTGGGTGGCAACGCAGGAGTTTCTGGCTCCCATGACTCTGATCGAGCAGGACGCGACGGAGTTTTATTTTCCGGATGGCCCCTGTCTGCTGTTTCTCTTCCATCCCTTTGAATCGAAGGTACTTGCGAAGTTGATGCGGCGGATCGAGACGCAGTTCGCGCGGCGGCGCGGGACGGTGGATCTGTTGTATGTCAACTGCGAATGCAGGGCCCTGCTGGATGGGCATCCAGCGTTTGAACGGCTTTTTTTCGGGCCGGTCGCGATGACGCCGGAGGACCATGTTGCTGATTTGGCGGCGATTGCGCAGCAGGCGCAGTACGGATCGACGGGGGATGAAGAATGTGCCATCTACCGGTATGTGGGGCGGACCCAGGCGGCTTAG
- a CDS encoding metal-sulfur cluster assembly factor: MSTLNEAAIRDALRDCYDPEVPCNIVDLGLVYQVAVTDDPNAPGAGIPGVPPRQRVDIQLTLTSKGCPAHTQIVAQIENRLFAFPTISKTEVELVWQPAWTPQRISPEGRTRLGLD; the protein is encoded by the coding sequence ATGAGTACTCTGAACGAAGCCGCAATTCGCGATGCGCTCCGCGACTGTTATGACCCTGAAGTTCCGTGCAACATTGTAGACCTTGGTTTGGTATACCAAGTGGCCGTTACGGACGATCCAAACGCACCTGGAGCCGGCATTCCGGGGGTTCCCCCGCGCCAGAGGGTCGATATTCAGCTCACCCTTACCTCAAAGGGCTGTCCCGCGCACACGCAGATCGTTGCCCAGATTGAGAATCGTTTGTTTGCTTTTCCTACGATTAGCAAGACGGAAGTGGAATTGGTCTGGCAACCGGCATGGACGCCCCAGCGGATCAGTCCGGAGGGCCGGACGCGGCTCGGGTTGGACTGA
- a CDS encoding DUF6088 family protein, producing the protein MERLTEAILERTSALPEGAPVSAKMLLHLGTRPAVDQSLSRLARRGKLLRAGRGMYISPVTSRFGTHAPSAHRLIAELSAQRGEDIVPSGAASANALGLTTQVPTQMIYWTSGRSRKLNLGKLAIELVHVPSWQLAFAKERAGEIVRALAWAGPERVHAVLKEIEGKVPRTEIRKVAQQVSRFPSWMASALSRSAVDA; encoded by the coding sequence ATGGAACGCCTTACAGAAGCCATTCTTGAGAGGACAAGCGCACTCCCCGAGGGAGCGCCGGTGAGCGCCAAAATGCTGCTGCATCTCGGCACACGCCCCGCTGTGGACCAGTCGCTCTCGCGCCTTGCGAGGCGCGGGAAGCTCCTGAGAGCCGGCCGGGGCATGTACATCTCTCCAGTGACGAGCCGGTTCGGAACTCATGCGCCTTCCGCCCATCGGTTGATCGCGGAGCTGTCCGCTCAACGCGGCGAAGACATTGTGCCGTCGGGCGCTGCGTCCGCGAACGCGCTTGGACTCACCACCCAGGTTCCCACTCAGATGATCTATTGGACATCGGGCCGGAGCCGCAAGCTGAATCTCGGAAAGCTGGCGATCGAACTCGTGCATGTCCCGTCCTGGCAACTCGCCTTCGCCAAGGAACGCGCCGGAGAGATCGTCCGCGCGCTGGCGTGGGCAGGCCCGGAGAGAGTCCATGCGGTTCTGAAGGAGATCGAGGGGAAGGTTCCCCGGACTGAGATTCGGAAGGTCGCGCAGCAGGTCTCCCGTTTTCCGAGCTGGATGGCGAGCGCCCTCAGCCGGAGCGCCGTCGATGCCTGA
- a CDS encoding nucleotidyl transferase AbiEii/AbiGii toxin family protein translates to MPDSYFQLSRQNQASALAAGSDFSGRAPHLLEKDIWVVWALATLFRSDLGAHLVFKGGTALSKAHKVITRFSEDVDLTYDIRALAPELVRGSAGGIDAIPPSRSQEKKWSDEIRRELLPAWIRNQAHPIIQAGLERLENVSSRITEDCIFIDYQPVAPASGYALPTVKLEFGARCSGEPSTIIPVRCDMEGLVSGVEFPNADPRVMNLTRIFWEKATAAHVYCVQGEKGLSNRFSRHFHDLVRIEETGHLAEALATQDVAEAVAIHKNAFFVEKDANGNRIDYLEAVHAGLILVPSGSGYDALRTDYLHMLEDGLLAGNAETFDDLMTRCSGIQAQLKHR, encoded by the coding sequence ATGCCTGATAGCTATTTCCAACTGAGCAGGCAGAACCAGGCCAGCGCCCTTGCTGCGGGTTCGGATTTCTCCGGTCGTGCGCCTCACTTGTTGGAGAAGGACATCTGGGTCGTCTGGGCGCTTGCGACTCTCTTTCGATCCGACTTGGGAGCGCACCTCGTCTTCAAAGGCGGCACGGCTCTGTCGAAGGCACACAAGGTCATCACCCGCTTTTCGGAAGACGTTGACCTCACCTACGACATCCGCGCTCTCGCCCCTGAGCTGGTTCGCGGTTCCGCGGGCGGCATCGACGCGATTCCGCCGAGCCGCAGCCAGGAGAAGAAATGGTCCGACGAGATCCGTCGCGAACTCCTTCCCGCATGGATTCGGAACCAGGCTCACCCCATCATTCAGGCCGGCTTGGAACGTTTGGAGAATGTATCCAGCCGCATCACTGAGGATTGCATCTTCATCGACTACCAGCCGGTGGCACCGGCGTCAGGCTACGCACTCCCGACTGTGAAACTGGAGTTTGGCGCGCGGTGCAGCGGAGAGCCAAGTACGATCATTCCCGTTCGCTGCGATATGGAGGGGCTGGTATCCGGGGTCGAGTTTCCAAACGCCGACCCTCGCGTCATGAATCTGACCCGCATCTTCTGGGAGAAGGCGACTGCCGCCCATGTGTATTGCGTCCAGGGCGAAAAGGGTCTTAGCAATCGGTTTTCGCGGCACTTCCACGATCTGGTTCGTATCGAAGAGACCGGACATCTTGCCGAAGCTCTCGCGACCCAAGATGTCGCCGAAGCCGTTGCCATTCACAAAAACGCTTTCTTCGTTGAGAAGGACGCCAACGGGAACCGGATCGACTATCTGGAGGCCGTCCACGCAGGCCTGATACTGGTGCCCAGCGGAAGCGGATACGATGCCCTTCGCACGGACTATCTGCACATGCTCGAAGACGGGCTATTGGCCGGCAATGCGGAGACGTTTGACGATCTGATGACACGGTGTTCGGGAATCCAAGCGCAGCTCAAGCACCGCTGA
- a CDS encoding L-dopachrome tautomerase-related protein, with protein sequence MKRSVVLKSVAFVISALLVFLVVIKFKYGSGKNYPDLGANLPTESFVLEKLIQLDYPPGNLAVAANGDVYFNYHPNAKADRFSPATVFKWSNGKAEPFPSLEAQKDFQGTFGMTIDKQNRIWFIEPASLDFKHTLVSAFALDTKKRLEFFEFPEGQAKFAEDIRVTSDGKYVVLPNPGLFSFTPSSLVVYSVLNHTFTSIQSDHPCMRPEDWIIQTPYGPDRLLGGLLSFAVGIDGIEISDDQKWLYIASMTNSRLCRVPMSVVLNPATTTASFNQNIEDVGQKPMSDGITIDHDGRVLMTDVEHGSIMAFNPATHELSKLGGSKDIVWPDGIVVGANGDVYFTDSSIPSYLDELVRPPTESKLAEHRPYSIYRLKKSGT encoded by the coding sequence ATGAAAAGATCGGTCGTTCTAAAGAGCGTGGCATTCGTAATCTCGGCCTTACTTGTGTTTCTGGTCGTTATTAAGTTCAAGTATGGAAGCGGGAAAAATTACCCAGATCTTGGAGCCAATCTACCAACAGAGTCGTTTGTCCTGGAAAAGCTGATTCAACTGGACTATCCGCCCGGAAACCTCGCCGTTGCGGCGAATGGCGATGTCTATTTCAACTACCATCCGAACGCAAAAGCAGATCGTTTTTCGCCGGCAACCGTCTTTAAGTGGTCCAACGGCAAAGCGGAGCCTTTCCCCTCGCTCGAGGCACAGAAGGACTTTCAAGGCACGTTTGGAATGACGATCGATAAGCAAAATCGAATCTGGTTTATCGAACCGGCGAGTCTTGACTTCAAACACACGCTCGTCTCGGCGTTCGCTTTGGACACCAAGAAGCGATTGGAGTTCTTTGAGTTTCCTGAAGGACAAGCGAAGTTTGCGGAAGACATCCGAGTCACGTCCGATGGCAAATACGTGGTTCTGCCCAATCCTGGGCTCTTCAGTTTCACCCCTTCAAGTCTCGTCGTCTACTCCGTCTTGAACCATACGTTTACTTCGATCCAATCGGATCATCCGTGCATGAGGCCCGAGGACTGGATCATTCAAACGCCCTATGGCCCCGACCGATTGCTTGGGGGACTTCTTAGCTTCGCCGTCGGGATCGACGGCATTGAGATCAGCGACGATCAGAAGTGGCTCTACATTGCTTCGATGACCAACTCCCGGCTTTGTCGCGTGCCGATGTCCGTCGTGTTGAACCCGGCAACGACAACCGCATCTTTCAATCAGAACATTGAAGATGTTGGGCAAAAGCCAATGAGTGATGGCATTACGATCGACCACGACGGGCGCGTCCTCATGACCGACGTGGAACACGGATCGATCATGGCGTTCAATCCGGCCACTCATGAGTTATCGAAGCTCGGAGGCTCAAAGGACATCGTTTGGCCAGACGGAATCGTCGTTGGTGCCAACGGGGATGTCTACTTCACCGATAGCTCAATCCCGTCTTACCTAGATGAGCTCGTAAGACCCCCGACTGAATCAAAGCTTGCTGAACACCGACCCTACTCTATCTATCGCTTGAAGAAGTCGGGAACTTGA
- a CDS encoding oxidoreductase, whose amino-acid sequence MAKIILITGASSGIGEEAVKRLMTAGYTVYAGARRLDRMKSLADAGAHVLALDLTDDASMAAAVDTVMQEAGCIDVLINNAGYGSYGALEDVPLEEARRQFDVNLFGLARLTQLVLPAMRAQRSGRIINVSSIGGKFGEPFGTWYHATKFALEGLSDSLRMELYPFGIDVVVIQPGATHSEWSQIAHESLLKYSSDGPYAKGATAHANMMEEGHKGSVPAQPSVVANTIVQAVQASKPKTRYVTGGLARTMLFMRRVLSDRGFDALFRMIGRQMAKSKA is encoded by the coding sequence TTGGCTAAAATCATTCTCATCACGGGCGCGTCATCGGGCATCGGCGAGGAAGCCGTCAAGCGCCTTATGACGGCGGGATACACGGTGTATGCGGGGGCGCGCCGACTTGACCGGATGAAATCCTTGGCCGATGCGGGTGCGCATGTATTGGCTTTGGATCTTACCGATGATGCCTCAATGGCCGCTGCTGTAGACACTGTCATGCAAGAAGCGGGATGCATTGATGTGTTGATTAACAACGCGGGCTACGGTTCCTATGGGGCGCTTGAAGATGTGCCGCTGGAGGAGGCCCGAAGGCAATTTGATGTCAATCTATTCGGCCTCGCCCGCCTCACCCAACTTGTACTGCCAGCGATGCGGGCGCAACGTTCCGGGCGGATCATCAATGTATCTTCCATCGGCGGGAAGTTCGGCGAACCCTTTGGCACCTGGTACCACGCTACCAAATTTGCGTTGGAAGGGCTGAGCGACTCTCTGCGGATGGAACTCTATCCGTTCGGTATCGATGTCGTCGTTATTCAGCCCGGAGCGACCCATAGCGAATGGTCCCAGATAGCACACGAGAGCCTCCTGAAGTATTCCAGTGACGGCCCCTATGCCAAGGGCGCCACCGCGCACGCGAACATGATGGAGGAAGGCCATAAAGGGTCAGTTCCTGCTCAGCCCAGTGTTGTCGCCAACACCATCGTTCAAGCGGTTCAGGCGAGCAAACCCAAGACCCGCTATGTGACCGGCGGGTTGGCACGGACAATGTTGTTCATGCGCCGCGTTCTTTCCGACCGCGGCTTCGACGCTTTGTTCCGGATGATTGGACGCCAAATGGCGAAATCCAAAGCGTAA
- a CDS encoding TetR/AcrR family transcriptional regulator, translating to MDLAKRDKILAAALDVFVRYGYKRVTMNDIAEAAGISRPALYLVFESKEDIFKGVYEHWVKGTLNEIEARIGQLKTPEEKLRAAFELWTVLPFERMRTSSEVAELLECTFGFAQDSVDQGYRSFEKIIVPVLKSHSKFQSSKPKVSAEKTAHVLSGAVRGFKIIAKDVSEIRSLIKDLLILLLDE from the coding sequence ATGGATCTTGCAAAGAGAGACAAAATCCTCGCGGCCGCTCTCGATGTTTTTGTTCGTTACGGATACAAGCGAGTAACGATGAACGACATCGCCGAAGCTGCCGGTATCTCAAGGCCCGCGCTCTATCTGGTCTTCGAGAGTAAGGAAGACATATTTAAGGGCGTGTACGAGCATTGGGTCAAGGGGACCCTGAATGAGATTGAAGCTAGGATCGGTCAACTCAAGACACCCGAGGAAAAGCTTCGGGCCGCTTTTGAGTTATGGACGGTTCTACCATTTGAACGGATGCGAACCTCCAGTGAAGTGGCAGAACTCCTGGAATGCACCTTTGGATTCGCTCAAGATTCTGTCGATCAGGGCTATCGATCGTTTGAGAAGATTATCGTCCCCGTCCTCAAATCACACTCCAAATTCCAGAGCTCCAAACCAAAAGTCTCCGCTGAAAAGACGGCGCACGTTCTTTCAGGTGCTGTTCGTGGCTTCAAAATCATCGCGAAGGATGTTTCCGAAATCCGTTCGCTGATCAAGGATCTTCTCATTCTCTTGTTGGATGAGTAG